Proteins from a single region of Apium graveolens cultivar Ventura chromosome 7, ASM990537v1, whole genome shotgun sequence:
- the LOC141675297 gene encoding uncharacterized protein LOC141675297 isoform X1, producing the protein MLLSVINPMGKLPAIVHGSYKLFERAEINIKPWEMILKEMKEGNIKVKWMDREPYAYWKGNPFVVDNRKDLLKCNVSEEHDWNARLFVQDWIREGQQGFQQSNVANQCTYRYKIYIEGYAWSVSEKYILACDSVTLLVKPDYYDFFVRSLKPLEHYWPINNDDKCRSIEYAVEWGNLNTEKAQEIGKAASTFIQDELKMDYVYDYMFHLQLSTIRHHSGCSEDELFKASYRDTIYVSE; encoded by the exons GGCTGAAATAAATATAAAGCCATGGGAAATGATACTGAAAGAAATGAAAGAAGGGAACATTAAGGTCAAATGGATGGACAGGGAGCCATATGCTTATTGGAAAGGAAACCCTTTTGTCGTAGACAACAGAAAAGACCTGCTCAAGTGCAATGTTTCTGAAGAACATGACTGGAATGCTCGCCTTTTCGTTCAG GACTGGATTCGCGAAGGGCAACAGGGATTTCAACAGTCAAATGTTGCAAATCAATGCACTTATAG GTACAAGATTTATATTGAAGGATATGCTTGGTCAGTTAGTGAAAAGTACATATTAGCCTGTGATTCAGTTACTCTGTTAGTGAAACCAGATTACTATGACTTCTTCGTGAGAAGCCTAAAGCCCTTGGAACATTACTGGCCAATCAACAACGATGACAAATGCAGATCAATAGAATATGCAGTAGAATGGGGAAATCTCAATACAGAGAAG GCACAGGAAATCGGAAAGGCTGCTAGCACCTTCATCCAAGATGAGCTAAAGATGGATTATGTTTATGACTACATGTTTCATTTGCAACTGTCCACAATAAGACACCACTCTGGTTGTTCTGAAGACGAATTATTCAAAGCATCTTACAGGGACACCATATACGTCAGCGAATAA
- the LOC141675297 gene encoding uncharacterized protein LOC141675297 isoform X2 codes for MGKLPAIVHGSYKLFERAEINIKPWEMILKEMKEGNIKVKWMDREPYAYWKGNPFVVDNRKDLLKCNVSEEHDWNARLFVQDWIREGQQGFQQSNVANQCTYRYKIYIEGYAWSVSEKYILACDSVTLLVKPDYYDFFVRSLKPLEHYWPINNDDKCRSIEYAVEWGNLNTEKAQEIGKAASTFIQDELKMDYVYDYMFHLQLSTIRHHSGCSEDELFKASYRDTIYVSE; via the exons GGCTGAAATAAATATAAAGCCATGGGAAATGATACTGAAAGAAATGAAAGAAGGGAACATTAAGGTCAAATGGATGGACAGGGAGCCATATGCTTATTGGAAAGGAAACCCTTTTGTCGTAGACAACAGAAAAGACCTGCTCAAGTGCAATGTTTCTGAAGAACATGACTGGAATGCTCGCCTTTTCGTTCAG GACTGGATTCGCGAAGGGCAACAGGGATTTCAACAGTCAAATGTTGCAAATCAATGCACTTATAG GTACAAGATTTATATTGAAGGATATGCTTGGTCAGTTAGTGAAAAGTACATATTAGCCTGTGATTCAGTTACTCTGTTAGTGAAACCAGATTACTATGACTTCTTCGTGAGAAGCCTAAAGCCCTTGGAACATTACTGGCCAATCAACAACGATGACAAATGCAGATCAATAGAATATGCAGTAGAATGGGGAAATCTCAATACAGAGAAG GCACAGGAAATCGGAAAGGCTGCTAGCACCTTCATCCAAGATGAGCTAAAGATGGATTATGTTTATGACTACATGTTTCATTTGCAACTGTCCACAATAAGACACCACTCTGGTTGTTCTGAAGACGAATTATTCAAAGCATCTTACAGGGACACCATATACGTCAGCGAATAA